Part of the Xenopus tropicalis strain Nigerian chromosome 3, UCB_Xtro_10.0, whole genome shotgun sequence genome, TCCCCATATTTTTATAGTCAGTTATTCTATCTTTGTGCTTTTTGAGGGATTCTGTCATATCGGTACTTCTCCAACAATAAATCAATGGGTTAATCAATGGGGTCACTACAGTGTACAAGAGAGAAAGAACTTTGCTTATGGTCTGGGATTGGTTTCCAGGGGGAACCACATAAACGCTGCACAGAGTCCCATAAAacatggagaccacggccaagtgggagctgcaggtggagaaggctttttgcctcccggtatgggacactatctttaggattgcATGGGCAATACACATATATGATACACTGATGAGTATCAGGGGAAGTAAAATAACGAACACACAGAGCAaaactgcattcatttttatgaaaaaagtatctgagcaggaaagttctaGAAATGGAAagaaatcacagaagaaatggttaatggTATTTTGGTGACATAATTGGAGGGAACCAATCATatgtataaaaatgatttcagaACTTAATGAAAGCAGCCATGAAAGAACAGTAAGGTAAACACAAACCCTGTGGGACATTATAGAAGTGTATCTCAGGGGGATGCAGATGGCCACGTATCTGTCATAGGCCATTACTGCTAGAAATATGCattcaaaaacttctaaaactcccaaaaaatacatttgtgttaAACACCCAACAAGAGACACTGTGGCCCCATCATGTATTACAGTTTGGAGCAGGGTGGGAACAATATTTGAGGCCTCCAGAAGGTCAGTCAGGGCCAACTGCTGgagaaagaagtacatgggggagtgGAGGTTCCGGCTGAAGGCCACCAACACTATGATGAGGACGTTCTCCCAAACTGTCAGAATGTAAATCAGAAGGAACAGAGAGAACAGGGGAACCTTGAAGTTGTGGAGATTCTGAAACCCCAAGAGAACAATCTCACTGACCCACGTCTGGTTCTTCTCATTCATTTTctggagaaaaaataaaaataatgcaagtTAATCAGCAGAATTTATATTTTAGAATGTTAGCATTTTCCAGTAACAGCAACCACTGGCATGGGCTAGTAAAGTGGGGGTGGAGAAATGTGGAGCCTAATGAGAGAGACAgtcaagaggggaagtaggggaagCTGTGGAGCTTGTCCAAAGCAACAGATTTGCCTCTTTGGTTGAAAATATGTCGCAACACTTTTTGTTTTCCATTATTCTCATTGATCAGGGTTTTAGGGATTTTTGGGGAAATATCACTGCCCTGGAGCGTTAATACTGTAATGTCTGCAGGGACTGCGGCAAATAGTTTAGTTTTGAGTTTATGGGGCCAATATGCTTCATTAATACTTGCCTTCCCTTATGTCCGAAAACTCAAAATGTAGGAGTTTGCAAATATAACTTGACTTTGACTTGAGCTTCTACATGGCGAATTCTTACattcaaatttttgttttttttgcacttaagacATTCGAGTTTACAAACCACAACTTGTAACTCATAATTCGagctttttaagcacaaaaaacttaAATCAAGAAAAAATCAAAAACTTCACGGTTGATAAATGTGAAATTCATGTGAAGCCAATTGCCAACCAGCAATTTCACACCCACTTTCAAATTcagatatttaattaaaaaaatgataggggtatttattcactttttaatcCTTTGTTCTGAATCTTTGAAGGAAGTCCTTTGCAGATAAAATGTGAGTATGGCCAGTTATAGGACAGTGTCAGATACCAGAGGCTCCCAAGGTTtccttggaaactttcttccactTATCTTGCTGGTGGATAGGAATTAGGTTGTATGCTCCTCATAGATGCTCCTCATAGATCTAGCTCTTCAGTCTGTCAAAAATGTCAAGGATTAGTGGAAGAAGTGATCTTGTTTAAGGCTCTGTAATCAATGCAGCAATGTTCTTATGCAGGTCTAAGGCTACCACCCTTTTTCTGGACTTTCTAATAAAACTTTtgaaaagatttttttgaatGTACCCTTTTGTGACCTAAGTTCTGGGAACTGAAAAAGGAAAAGTTCTAGTTCTAGGAGGCACCATTCCAGGAACAAGGTGATGGGACAGTCATGGGGCATTTTTTCATCTCTAAATACCCAGAAAGTCCTTGTAACATTCATGCAAAAAAGTTTAATTATGAGTAACAGAGGAGACTGGAATACAATGGAGAGGAGCTGGCAGGTAATTGGTGTAACAGAAAGAAACCCAAGTGGTGAGTTGCCCTGAAGCCCAGTCAATAATAAGGTTATGCTGCCTTAACCAAGGAAGACAAAGGATGGCAGAAGTAGTGGGACATCTTATGATCAAGAAGGTAATTTTTTTCAGAATGAAGCCAACCTTCTGGCAACTGAAGAGTGATAGTGGCCTCTAGTCAAGAGTACTGGACTAACAAGTCTGCAATCCACTGCTTGAGCAGACAGTGGAACCTGAAAGGCTGTAAAGGGAAAACCCCAGGATTCTGCAGAGGAGAGGTCAATGAAATTACTAGCTACACTGGAATCCAGGAGAGCCTGGCATTAATGAGACTTGAAAATCAAAGGACAGTGAAGCAGGTATTAAGATTCTAGAAGGTAACGTATCTGGGAGTGAAAATGGTTGCCTAAGGGAGACTCACCACTCAGATGTAGGCAGGGTTTCCCTGTTGCTTAGGCTTAAAGAGCAAATCTTAAGGAGATGGCCACAATACCAGCATAAACCAGCCGTTCTTCTGCAGGTTCTTACTGAGGAGTCAAGCGAGTGACACTGAGCTGCAGAGGCTCCTCAACATGACAAAAGGGCACAAAAGAAAATTCAGACACTTTTGTTATTGTCTTTCTCTCATTCTGGTGTCTAGGTGAACCCAGCGAACACATAAACCTAtcccgacctatctatacactcacatacataaactagatATACTgacatcaatactaactgcagCTTTTACTGCTGCAGTGGCCTTAGGTGGCCTTAGGTATTCATCCAACCCCTCTTATAgccattaatagaatctgccctctcaacatcccccggcagggcattctcctacctcctcactgccctaacCTTGTGGAACTCCCTACCCAAtacccccagcagggcattccccaacctcactgccctcaccatgaaaaaccgcCTACGCTGCTTCAGATGAGAGTTATTTTcctctaaaggggggcctctggtgcactggtccTTCCTCCTCAGATCATTAATATCCCACCAACTCctcaaataaaaaggcaaaacactGGCTTCCAACTAATTCTTGAAACTGATTTAAAGCCGTCGCCAGACGCATCATTTTTCCAGGAAACTTCAGCAGCCAAAGTACAAACGCTTTGAGAGAGAGTGACCCCAGGGTGATCTTCACAAGGCAGACAGAAGCAGAAAATGGTAGCATTAGAGACAAATGGACCATCATACTCCCATAGAGGGGACGCCTTCCCAAAGAGTAGAGTAATAACATCAACTTAAGATGTAAGGGACCCCGCAGAGTAAGCTCAAACTGAATCTTGCACTGGTTCAGAAGCTTGATCTGCCCCAGCAGAGGGTGAAAGAGGTTGGGAAGGCAAAGGCAGTTGAGGAGGAATCCCCTCGGAGGGCAACCAGACGGGATAAGAAATGCTACAATGCCTGTAAAAGATTCAGTTGTTGTGGCTTTTGAAGATCCAGATGTTTATGGAGAGTCTCCAAGAATCTCCTTATGCATCTTGAAGTGCCTGGGCAAGCGGCCTGAGAGAGCTCCATCATCCCAACCTAAAAAAACCTGTCAATGTCATGTAAGTCAATTGCAGATGTCCCGATTCCAACTGGAAGGTCATTCTTTGCTTAATGGTTTTAGATTTGCTCCTGTCTTTTTAACATTGTCATTTGTGtgataatacaattttttttatttggatattATGATGAA contains:
- the LOC100493416 gene encoding olfactory receptor 5G3-like; translated protein: MNEKNQTWVSEIVLLGFQNLHNFKVPLFSLFLLIYILTVWENVLIIVLVAFSRNLHSPMYFFLQQLALTDLLEASNIVPTLLQTVIHDGATVSLVGCLTQMYFLGVLEVFECIFLAVMAYDRYVAICIPLRYTSIMSHRVCVYLTVLSWLLSLSSEIIFIHMIGSLQLCHQNTINHFFCDFFPFLELSCSDTFFIKMNAVLLCVFVILLPLILISVSYMCIAHAILKIVSHTGRQKAFSTCSSHLAVVSMFYGTLCSVYVVPPGNQSQTISKVLSLLYTVVTPLINPLIYCWRSTDMTESLKKHKDRITDYKNMGMKPFLIYLLHIRS